The Mangifera indica cultivar Alphonso chromosome 12, CATAS_Mindica_2.1, whole genome shotgun sequence DNA window tgataatgtgattgagtattactttaactctaattcaaaattacgcaattattatgtgattgagtcaTATTTATcatttgtgcatataattttattattcaatttctctaattaaaaatgGACTCCTTATCATTCTCTATTCTTTggaaattaatacaataaaaacatattcataatccttaaaaaaatagtaatattatgtacacacaattttaaatatataataatgtattattatatgattgtatgttactttaattttaattaaaaaatcatctcatcaaataataatacatcttctgtatttggatttttaaaacttaacgaGTAAAAGTCTAGGAATGTattaaaccttggatggaaaaaaatgttttggccttcataaaataattaaaaaaaccaataaaCATGCCCGATTcctaacataaaacataaaaaatgaaaaacaaagacTGTTACAAACCCGACCCACCCGACCCATTGTCATTCCTTTCATTACAAGCAACTTTCATTGAAGAAGCTATTTAGTAGCAGAACATCATGTCAGCATCGATTACCAAACAATGGTCATTTCAAGTAAAACATCATCTAAATGGGTAGCCATGCAGTTAATACCAACCTCTCATCCTCTTTTTGGGAAAATTTCTTTGGTTAAAATCATTCAATGCACAATCTAATGAAATGGGTTCCTGATGGTTTAGTTGGTTCTACATTTATTATGGCCCCTTCATATTTCTTGGACGATATTAGTCGTTTTCCCACTTGCATGCTTCCATATTTTTTGTACTggtaattatatttcatatttcttggattcattttctcttaaacTGTACCCAAGATATTAGTCGTTTTCCCATTTGCATACTTTCCCTTTGTACTGGTAATTATATTACCTCTTGTTCAGTGTGTCCCTAAAGTTGTTCATTCACGTCTTGAATCCAAGCACCGAGTGCTTGCTCTTAAGTGTTAGTTGTAATTCTCCTTCAAATTGCAGCTTCTCGTATTTTCATGTTCATTTTCTTTGCTTAATTGATTAGTTTTGCTCTTGGAGTTTAGTTGGAAACTTCATATATTCCGGGTCCAAAGATAGAGGTTATAACTTTCGTGTTTTGTAATGTTAAATTGGCATAATTTTCATAACTTTTGTGGGTTTGGGGCGAGTTTATATGTTGGTTTCATGTTTTTGGTGTTTCCACGAAGCTTATTGTATTTCATGTTCTTTTGCTTTgcttatttgtttttgttcttgaCGTAAGTTGGAAACATCATATATTTTCGGGTTCATAGATAGAAGTCATAACTTTTGTGTTTTGTGAAGTTATGCAGGCAGAATTTTCATGAGCTTTGTGGGTTTGGAATGAGTTTATTTATTGGTTTTGATGCACGAGAATTGGTTGGTTTGTTGTGTTTTCAGGAAGTTGAGAAATGGGTACAGGAGAAATCAGGTCATCTGAAGGTGCGCCTGAGACACCAGCAAGTTTAGATGGAGTTTGCAGTGCGAGTCAGGGGAAAAAGCTCAGTGTGTACTTCATTGAGTCTGATAATAGGCGAATGGCGCTTGGCCGTGGTTACACTGGAGGAACAACTCCTGTTAATGTCCATGGAAAACCTATTCCTGATCTCTCAAAAACTGGAGGTTGGATTGCAGCCCTCTTTATTTTTGGTAAGCAAAAATcgttttcttttgtttggttgGTGAGAAACTCGcagaaaagttaatttttttcattgattAGTAAAGAATTTGTATGTTAATTGGAGTATATCATTTTGCAGGGAATGAAATGGCAGAAAGAATGGCTTATTTTGGACTTTCTGTTAATATGGTGgcatttatgttttatgttatgcATAAACCATTTTCAAGTTCATCCAATGCTGTCAACAACTTCCTTGGAATATCACAAGTATCCTCTGTGCTTGGTGGTTTTCTTGCTGATGCTTATCTTGGTCGATACTGGACAATAGCGATTTTCACAACCATTTATCTTGCGGTATGCATCCATTCTTTTGAGTAAATTCATTTGATAAGCAAAGCTTAAGTACCCAACATACTGAGGctcaattttcattttccttctcAATTTTCTCTCCTGGAGGGTCTGACAGGAATAACCTTATGTGCGACTATGAAAATTTTCACGCCAAACCAAGAGTGTGATATGATAGCCTTGCTTCTAGGCAATTGTGAATCAGCGAAATCTTGGCAGATGATTTACCTCTACACAGTTCTCTACATAACTGGATTTGGAGCTGCGGGTATAAGGCCTTGTGTCTCTTCATTTGGGGCTGATCAATTCGATGAAAGAAGTGAAGATTACAAGACTCGCCTCGatagatttttcaactttttttacCTTTCTGTCACTGTTGGGGCGATTGTGGCTTTCACTTTGGTAGTCTACATTCAAATGACACGTGGGTGGGGATCTGCCTTTGGCTCATTGGCAATAGCCATGGGCATATCAAACATGTTATTCTTCATTGGTACACCATTATACAGGCACAGGTTGCCAGGAGGCAGCCCTCTAACCAGAGTTGCCCAAGTCCTGGTGGCTGCTTTTCGTAAGAGAAAAGCCTCTTTCTCCAGCAGTGAGTATATAGGCCTTTATGAGGTTCCGGGAAAACATTCTGCTATAAAGGGCAGTGGAAAGATACCTCACACCGACTCTTTGAGGTATCAAAAACTATTCATTCCATTCTCTCAATTTAGACTAGAATCCACAATTCACCTTATAACATGAGG harbors:
- the LOC123193353 gene encoding protein NRT1/ PTR FAMILY 6.1-like, whose amino-acid sequence is MGTGEIRSSEGAPETPASLDGVCSASQGKKLSVYFIESDNRRMALGRGYTGGTTPVNVHGKPIPDLSKTGGWIAALFIFGNEMAERMAYFGLSVNMVAFMFYVMHKPFSSSSNAVNNFLGISQVSSVLGGFLADAYLGRYWTIAIFTTIYLAGLTGITLCATMKIFTPNQECDMIALLLGNCESAKSWQMIYLYTVLYITGFGAAGIRPCVSSFGADQFDERSEDYKTRLDRFFNFFYLSVTVGAIVAFTLVVYIQMTRGWGSAFGSLAIAMGISNMLFFIGTPLYRHRLPGGSPLTRVAQVLVAAFRKRKASFSSSEYIGLYEVPGKHSAIKGSGKIPHTDSLRCLDKAALQLKEDGPDPSPWRLCTVTQVEEVKILIKLIPIPTCTIMLSVLLTEFLTLSVQQAYTLNTHMGKLKLPVTCMPVFPCLSIFLILSLYYSIFVPISRRFTGHPHGASQLQRVGIGLAVSILSVTWAGIFERYRRNYAIKHGFEFNFLSPMPDLSAYWLLIQYCLIGIAEVFCIVGLLEFLYEEAPDAMKSIGSAYAALTGGLGCFVASVLNTIVKSSTGDPDKGKQSWLSQNINMGRFDYLYWVLALLSVVNFVAFLYAAHRYKYRSEMKVTVMENKLISSSMEVN